From the Pomacea canaliculata isolate SZHN2017 linkage group LG4, ASM307304v1, whole genome shotgun sequence genome, one window contains:
- the LOC112563314 gene encoding uncharacterized protein LOC112563314 isoform X2 has translation MSDKRKQLAIFLFVWLHATATANIEAFFPAEMSSADGRKPLVFEVGSQIILKCRMKNHQTRPTSLKKISSGNLVSTRHRPIEVYQEKKEEERKKNPTPNERTRKFLSQQETTLDVDVVEDGVQYVVHNATLQDSGNYYCLHNNKSVAMKSVTVGYVPTNDFSVSCLLHGDELECCVEMDEGSDHDLLTNSLPTHWSMSLHRPYESNWDTKNLGENEELCINWTVQNIMCETNYIVVANASNNLGFALSNVTFCPLDVVKPGPVMNLSVTPDTEQPHRLMVWWDRPKDLSLSRRLGMGGVNYTVDVYPLHHGQPIFHLVSTDLPDKEKMSKLIKTEETVIHFVEGLWPFTSYNVTVTPHSRCCAGSPTTVTTKTTESVPLIAPEIIAWVQTGTGVVIHWNVYAPEDQGGEIIAYSVCTQKTCQNVTFANSEHRLPQVTSGLVPERCILGCNVTVQAFTRKGPSNKSSTLKITPYLETAKKRVDVERKADGSYTVLWENSINNVVSILWCFGNQFRKDASHIRCQTALRKAAANFSCCSQTVNISQDDRKKYRETMESRWYFGIGIVSENQNTNSSITTGNPVQLHWQICVFDEEGDPPLPMFQVLSWENGTGLTIDANPICSNTLPAPGRPINATVFIAEKPLNCLSGGVNANQLLQGKRQMDRGGLIPSSSYTVCVTYYGQQNKKATTKTTVLMASPSPGISVTILVAIFAVLGLFILSLLIGALCVQYKKKSKRFNSIRWPKVKDVQLKESCTSKPRILTNMAMDPRTMTFTDGINKKDSNIKTGLPKSSLQTSSPKHLILHSTAQSSSLTNGTTKVAVSNMERGLGTYIHHSDKTKHKTSGHRTPEMVPLISKCQSTMNKVHDDHQVNNIEVRKEGTAPQEAAVLSDVQSQSLPLKQCDSYVTNPQQHALLHSMAGCFCVPSLEEPMTDNQATQGSPRLCEDIHRFATQDLPAYPQHTHGKSVLQDEISQPVNDEDCMEEITLTKKSCMSVTSSKSYVKCIPNHYPEVQGALSVTWKDNTMPSESNPTDVLLNIKAHSNFHEQDSSDLMLPATTKTQVDTRTKSSLLTLGTNHTINNESYIHGQGDSSQMAIGYLDWKRICK, from the exons ATGTCTGACAAACGCAAGCAGCTTGCCATCTTCCTCTTCGTGTGGCTCCACGCGACAGCGACTGCAAACATAGAGGCGTTCTTTCCGGCGG AAATGAGCTCGGCAGATGGCAGAAAACCGCTTGTGTTTGAAGTGGGCTCCCAAATAATCCTGAAGTGTCGCATGAAGAATCACCAGACCAGGCCCACCTCTCTCAAAAAAATTTCGTCAGGCAACCTAGTAAGTACCCGACACAGACCTATTGAAGTGtaccaagaaaagaaagaagaagaaaggaaaaaaaatcccaccccAAATGAACGAACAAGGAAGT TTCTGTCACAACAGGAAACGACGCTGGACGTCGACGTGGTGGAAGATGGCGTGCAGTACGTTGTGCACAACGCCACCCTGCAAGACTCGGGAAATTACTACTGTCTCCACAACAACAAGAGCGTCGCAATGAAGTCCGTCACTGTGGGAT ATGTCCCCACAAACGACTTCAGCGTGTCGTGCCTGCTCCATGGCGACGAATTAGAGTGTTGTGTTGAGATGGACGAGGGCAGCGACCACGATTTGCTCACGAACTCACTGCCCACACACTGGAGCATGAGTTTGCACAG GCCCTATGAAAGTAATTGGGACACCAAGAACTTGGGAGAAAATGAAGAGCTGTGCATTAACTGGACAGTACAGAACATAATGTGCGAAACTAACTACATAGTGGTTGCTAATGCTTCCAACAATCTGGGCTTTGCCTTGTCCAATGTGACCTTCTGTCCGTTAGATGTAG TAAAACCAGGCCCGGTGATGAACCTGAGTGTGACACCTGATACAGAGCAGCCACACAGACTCATGGTTTGGTGGGACCGCCCTAAAGACCTGAGTCTCAGTAGGCGCCTTGGAATGGGTGGAGTCAACTACACTGTTGACGTTTATCCACTTCATCATGGCCAACCTATTTTTCATTTGGTTTCAACTGACTTGCCTGACAAAGAGAAA ATGTCTAAATTAATTAAGACAGAAGAGACTGTGATTCACTTTGTGGAGGGCTTGTGGCCATTCACCTCCTATAATGTCACGGTTACCCCACACAGCCGCTGTTGTGCTGGGTCACCAACCACAGTCACAACCAAAACTACTGAATCAG TACCACTCATTGCACCAGAAATTATTGCTTGGGTGCAGACTGGCACAGGAGTTGTCATTCACTGGaat GTGTATGCACCAGAGGACCAGGGAGGAGAGATCATTGCATACTCTGTATGCACACAAAAGACTTGTCAAAATGTGACATTTGCTAACAGTGAACATAGGCTGCCACAGGTAACCAGTGGTCTGGTGCCAGAAAGATGCATATTGGGCTGCAATGTCACAGTTCAAGCATTTACAAGAAAAGGGCCATCAAACAAAAGTTCTACACTTAAGATTACTCCATATTTAGAAA CTGCAAAAAAGCGTGTCGATGTTGAAAGAAAAGCTGATGGCTCATACACTGTGCTTTGGGAAAATTCCATCAACAATGTTGTTTCCATTCTCTGGTGTTTTGGGAATCAGTTTAGGAAGGATGCTTCCCATATTCGTTGTCAG ACAGCACTGAGAAAAGCAGCTGCGAACTTCAGCTGTTGCAGTCAGACTGTGAACATCTCTCAGgatgacagaaagaaatacagagAAACAATGGAAAGCCGCTGGTACTTTGGTATAGGTATTGTTTCTGAAAATCAGAACACTAACAGCAGCATTACCACTGGTAACCCTGTCCAGCTTCACTGGCAGATCTGTGTTTTTGATGAAGAGGGAG ATCCTCCGCTACCTATGTTTCAAGTCTTGTCCTGGGAAAATGGGACAGGACTGACAATTGATGCTAACCCCATCTGTAGCAACACTTTGCCAGCACCAGGAAGACCCATTAATGCTACTGTCTTCATTGCAGAGAAACCATTGAACTGCTTATCTG GTGGGGTGAATGCAAATCAGCTGCTGCAAGGCAAGAGGCAGATGGACAGAGGGGGCTTGATTCCCAGTAGCAGCTATACAGTGTGTGTCACATACTACggacaacaaaacaagaaggcAACAACCAAGACCACAGTGCTGATGGCCAGTCCCA GTCCTGGCATCTCTGTGACCATACTGGTGGCTATTTTTGCTGTGTTAGGCCTGTTCATCCTTAGTCTTCTCATTGG AGCATTGTGTGTCCAATACAAGAAGAAATCCAAGCGTTTTAACAGTATTAGATGGCCTAAAGTGAAAGATGTGCAGCTGAAGGAATCTTGTACCAGCAAACCAAGAATACTAACAAAT ATGGCTATGGATCCCCGTACTATGACCTTTACAGatggaataaacaaaaaagacagtAACATAAAGACTGGGCTACCCAAAAGCTCTCTTCAGACCTCCAGTCCTAAGCATCTCATACTCCACAGCACTGCACAAAGTAGCAGTTTGACCAATGGCACAACCAAAGTTGCTGTCAGCAATATGGAAAGAGGTTTGGGGACATATATTCATCATTCAGACAAGACTAAACACAAGACTTCTGGTCACAGGACACCAGAAATGGTTCCTCTAATTTCAAAATGTCAATCCACCATGAATAAAGTCCATGACGACCATCAGGTTAACAATATTGAGGTAAGGAAGGAAGGCACAGCTCCACAAGAAGCTGCAGTTCTGTCTGATGTCCAGAGCCAGTCTCTGCCCTTGAAACAATGTGACAGTTATGTGACAAATCCTCAGCAACATGCTTTGCTACATTCTATGGCTGGCTGTTTTTGTGTCCCCAGTCTTGAAGAACCAATGACTGACAACCAAGCAACACAAGGTTCTCCACGTTTGTGTGAAGACATCCACAGGTTCGCTACTCAAGATCTGCCTGCatacccccaacacacacatggaaAAAGTGTTCTTCAAGATGAGATCTCACAGCCAGTTAATGATGAAGACTGTATGGAGGAAATAACGCTGACAAAAAAAAGTTGCATGTCAGTCACTTCATCCAAGAGCTATGTAAAATGTATACCTAACCACTATCCAGAGGTTCAAGGAGCCCTAAGTGTGACCTGGAAAGACAACACAATGCCCTCAGAAAGCAATCCAACAGATGTATTACTCAATATAAAGGCACATAGCAACTTTCATGAGCAGGACTCCTCAGACTTAATGCTGCCAGCTACCACAAAGACGCAGGTAGATACAAGAACAAAATCATCTTTACTTACTTTAGGTACAAACcacacaataaacaatgaaagttACATTCACGGTCAAGGAGACTCTTCTCAAATGGCTATTGGGTATCTAGACTGGAAAAGAATTTGTAAGTAG